The Setaria italica strain Yugu1 chromosome IX, Setaria_italica_v2.0, whole genome shotgun sequence genome has a window encoding:
- the LOC101783925 gene encoding indole-3-acetate beta-glucosyltransferase, with product MAHVLVVPFPAQGHMNPMVQFAKCLASKGVATTLVTTRFIARTSAVDARPAAVEAVSDGHDEGGFASAASVGEYLEKQTAAMSESLAALIEERASSSPSAAAQQRFTCVVYDSYEQWVPPVARRMGLPAVPFSTQSCAVSAVYYHFNQGRLAVPPPQAADGGDGGGGVPRSKALEGLPEMERSEFPSSVFGDGPYPMIAESALKQFAQEGKDDWVLFNSFEELESEVLAGLTNYMKARAIGPCVPLPAAGTGATGRITYGANLLNPEDACIKWLDTKAPGSVAYVSFGSFASLGAAQAEELARGLLAAGKPFLWVVRATEEHDLPRHLLDDPAASGAAMVVRWCPQLDVLAHPAVGCFVTHCGWNSTLEALGFGVPMVALGLWSDQPTNARYVEAAWGAGARARRDDAAGVFPRGEVERCVRAVMDEGEGAAAMRETAGKWRDRARAAVAPGGSSDRSLDEFVEFVRAGAAAEKWKALVLEGSEPEGSEM from the exons atgGCGCATGTCCTCGTCGTGCCGTTCCCGGCCCAGGGCCACATGAACCCCATGGTGCAGTTCGCCAAGTGCCTGGCGTCCAAGGGCGTGGCCACCACGCTCGTCACCACCCGCTTCATCGCGCGGACATCCGCCGTGGacgcgcgcccggcggcggtcGAGGCCGTCTCCGACGGGCACGACGAGGGCGGGTTCGCGTCGGCAGCCAGCGTCGGCGAGTACCTGGAGAAGCAGACGGCCGCCATGTCCGAGTCGCTGGCGGCGCTCATCGAGGAgcgcgcgtcgtcgtcgccgtcggcggcggcgcagcagcgctTCACGTGCGTCGTGTACGACTCGTACGAGCAGTGGGTGCCGCCCGTGGCGCGGCGGATGGGCCTCCCCGCCGTGCCCTTCTCCACGCAGTCGTGCGCGGTCAGCGCCGTGTACTACCACTTCAACCAGGGGAGgctcgccgtgccgccgccgcaggccgcggacggcggcgacggtggtggtggcgtaCCCCGGAGCAAGGCCCTCGAGGGGCTGCCGGAGATGGAGAGGTCGGAGTTCCCGTCGTCCGTGTTTGGCGATGGGCCGTACCCAATGATCGCCGAGAGCGCGCTCAAACAGTTCGCTCAAGAGGGGAAAGATGACTGGGTGCTGTTCAATTCATTCGAAGAGCTGGAGAGCGAG GTCTTGGCTGGACTGACAAACTACATGAAGGCCCGAGCCATCGGTCCGTGCGTGCCGCTGCCGGCCGCTGGCACCGGCGCCACCGGCCGGATCACCTACGGCGCCAACCTGCTGAACCCGGAGGACGCCTGCATCAAGTGGCTGGACACCAAGGCCCCCGGCTCCGTGGCCTACGTCTCCTTCGGCAGCTTCGCGTCCCTCGGCGCCGCCCAGGCGGAGGAGCTCGCccgcggcctcctcgccgccggcaagccGTTCCTCTGGGTGGTGCGGGCCACCGAGGAGCACGACCTCCCGCGGCACCTCCTCGACGACCCCGCGGCGTCGGGCGCCGCGATGGTCGTGCGCTGGTGCCCGCAGCTGGACGTGCTGGCGCACCCTGCCGTGGGCTGCTTCGTGACCCACTGCGGCTGGAACTCGACGCTGGAGGCGCTCGGCTTCGGCGTGCCGATGGTGGCGCTGGGGCTGTGGTCCGACCAGCCCACCAACGCGCGGTACGTCGAGGCCGCCTggggcgccggcgcgcgcgcgcgccgcgacgACGCCGCGGGGGTGTTCCCGCGCGGGGAGGTGGAGCGGTGCGTGCGCGCCGTCATGGACGAGGGCGAGGGCGCAGCCGCGATGAGGGAGACGGCCGGGAAGTGGAGGGACAGGGCtcgagcggcggtggcgcccggCGGCAGCTCCGACCGGAGCCTGGACGAGTTCGTGGAGTTcgtgcgcgccggcgccgctgcggAGAAGTGGAAGGCGCTGGTTCTGGAGGGAAGCGAGCCTGAAGGGTCTGAGATGTGA